The following proteins come from a genomic window of Nitrospira sp.:
- a CDS encoding Methyltransferase has product MRCLNATVSLPLIGTIQQLIDKEAIPRERVAKAVTELSRLFTKERATLNRAYLDDQAYAMAYLGYFLPVNLAKIQVLLNEMPAPEIGERFSVLDLGSGPGTGLLAVLDWWRQRASPHTLSIIAVDSSSRALGQARRLWDRYCQLDNSQEAGLQTYVGDLEQRGWLEQVQQKEPFDLIILANCLNEIFAGACDPIMARTAFVNESLALLAPHGTIMIVEPALRETSRALHQVRDHLLREKRCTIYSPCLHESNCPALAKPDDWCHEERAWEPPVSIQEIDEEVGFIKDALKFSYLLLRKDGKIIVNRSPDVYRVVSELRKLKGEKRAWLCNEHGRQEVGRQERLASPQNEAFDQWHRGAIVQIERIVRKERGGKVSALGRLERDAAVQIVRSV; this is encoded by the coding sequence ATGCGATGCCTCAACGCCACGGTCTCGTTGCCGCTCATTGGGACGATTCAGCAACTGATCGACAAAGAAGCCATCCCACGTGAGAGGGTCGCGAAGGCAGTGACGGAACTGTCCCGACTTTTTACTAAAGAACGGGCTACGTTGAACCGGGCTTACCTCGACGATCAAGCCTATGCGATGGCATATCTTGGCTATTTCCTACCGGTAAATCTTGCCAAGATTCAGGTTCTGCTCAATGAGATGCCGGCACCTGAAATAGGCGAACGCTTCTCAGTACTGGATCTTGGATCAGGTCCAGGTACCGGACTTTTGGCCGTCCTAGACTGGTGGCGTCAGCGAGCATCGCCCCATACCTTGTCGATTATCGCTGTCGATAGTTCATCAAGAGCTCTCGGACAAGCCAGACGGCTGTGGGATCGGTACTGTCAGCTGGACAATAGTCAAGAAGCGGGCTTGCAAACGTATGTCGGAGATTTGGAGCAACGGGGCTGGTTGGAGCAGGTTCAACAAAAAGAGCCGTTCGATCTCATCATTCTTGCCAACTGTTTGAACGAGATCTTTGCAGGTGCCTGTGATCCAATCATGGCGCGAACTGCCTTTGTAAATGAGTCCCTAGCGTTACTGGCACCGCACGGCACGATAATGATCGTGGAGCCCGCCTTACGAGAAACCTCTCGCGCACTCCACCAGGTGCGCGATCACTTGCTTCGAGAGAAACGTTGTACCATTTATAGTCCATGCCTCCATGAGTCGAATTGCCCGGCGTTAGCGAAGCCTGATGACTGGTGTCATGAAGAGCGAGCTTGGGAGCCTCCGGTGTCGATTCAGGAAATCGATGAAGAAGTCGGGTTCATTAAGGATGCGCTCAAGTTTTCCTATCTATTGCTGCGCAAGGATGGGAAAATAATTGTGAATCGGAGCCCTGACGTGTATCGAGTCGTGAGCGAGCTCCGTAAATTGAAAGGGGAGAAACGCGCCTGGCTCTGTAACGAGCATGGCCGTCAAGAGGTCGGACGGCAAGAAAGGCTTGCGTCTCCTCAAAACGAAGCATTCGATCAATGGCATCGCGGCGCAATTGTGCAAATTGAGCGGATCGTTCGAAAGGAGCGAGGAGGAAAGGTGTCAGCGCTGGGGCGGCTCGAGCGGGATGCAGCAGTGCAGATCGTTCGTTCGGTATAG
- a CDS encoding Pyruvate:ferredoxin oxidoreductase, alpha subunit — protein sequence MSETEVKTNPQGDPITSVAVPKSDGKKDPHGEAKRQKVVTPEYMFLEAPRTKEFITGSEAAKEAVRRSNVDLAIAYPITPQSETMQLVGVLYGEGYVKEYYRGEEEVGVMAAIAGGSRSGVRCYTATAGPGTLRGLEGIASWPGHRLPVVAMFTCRVVNAPLAIQPDNIEVSYLLNCGMIVFHAENQQDMFDFTMAGFTISEKNDVTLPVGVCCDGFFVTHARGYVRMQDRGIKLPPREAWRGAVPVLDAENPPARLSRDAPVQKSNFMAYNIHAVWQQEVWAAVERSRKYINKYMGGLLTAENVEGAEAIIIASGSAAAQSREAVRLCKDKGLNVGLIKVRSLRPFPTKELRELCKNAKLIVVPEFNYVGWLAKEVATAVYGYSKAKIIGGPRVYGGQSMPVELIVDEVESGLTGKKSTNVAMSQVMGGTVSHDEVAHFMRSI from the coding sequence ATGAGTGAAACCGAAGTCAAAACTAATCCGCAAGGCGATCCCATCACCAGCGTCGCGGTGCCAAAGTCGGATGGGAAAAAAGATCCTCATGGGGAAGCAAAGCGACAGAAAGTCGTGACTCCTGAGTACATGTTCCTCGAAGCACCGCGGACGAAGGAATTCATCACCGGTAGTGAGGCGGCGAAGGAAGCGGTCCGTCGCTCGAACGTGGATTTGGCCATCGCCTATCCGATTACCCCTCAGAGTGAAACTATGCAGCTGGTCGGCGTGCTCTACGGCGAAGGCTACGTGAAAGAGTATTACCGAGGCGAAGAAGAAGTCGGTGTCATGGCGGCGATCGCCGGTGGATCGCGCTCGGGCGTCCGTTGCTATACCGCCACTGCCGGACCTGGTACGTTACGCGGTCTGGAGGGTATCGCTTCCTGGCCTGGCCACCGTCTTCCTGTCGTTGCCATGTTTACCTGCCGCGTGGTCAACGCGCCGCTCGCTATTCAGCCGGACAACATTGAAGTATCCTACCTGCTGAACTGCGGGATGATCGTCTTCCATGCCGAGAACCAGCAAGACATGTTCGATTTCACGATGGCCGGCTTCACAATCAGTGAAAAGAACGATGTGACCTTGCCGGTCGGGGTTTGCTGCGATGGGTTCTTCGTGACGCATGCCCGAGGCTATGTGCGCATGCAAGATCGTGGCATCAAGTTGCCGCCTCGAGAAGCCTGGCGGGGTGCGGTCCCGGTGCTTGATGCGGAGAATCCTCCTGCTCGTCTGTCCCGTGATGCTCCGGTTCAGAAGTCGAACTTCATGGCGTACAACATTCACGCCGTGTGGCAACAAGAGGTCTGGGCAGCGGTTGAACGCTCCCGCAAGTACATCAATAAGTACATGGGTGGTTTACTGACGGCGGAAAACGTCGAAGGTGCGGAGGCCATTATCATCGCCTCCGGCAGCGCGGCGGCCCAATCGCGAGAAGCGGTACGTCTTTGCAAGGATAAGGGCCTTAACGTCGGATTGATCAAAGTTCGATCGCTCCGTCCGTTCCCGACAAAGGAGCTGCGCGAACTGTGCAAGAATGCCAAGCTGATCGTCGTGCCGGAATTCAACTATGTCGGTTGGCTGGCCAAGGAAGTAGCAACAGCGGTGTATGGTTACTCCAAAGCCAAGATCATCGGAGGGCCACGCGTGTACGGCGGTCAATCGATGCCGGTCGAACTGATCGTTGATGAAGTCGAATCCGGCCTCACTGGTAAGAAATCTACGAATGTCGCGATGTCACAGGTGATGGGCGGAACCGTCAGCCATGATGAGGTTGCCCACTTCATGCGCAGTATCTAA
- a CDS encoding Thiamine pyrophosphate (TPP) domain protein, producing the protein MMRERRWKTFSTSCLGKGKGVATTQDTRERIIVPGPAGFHPPSAAQLGVSLPDPGEGLFYGLLEPNEEVVIEEMARKMLTSPNATIFPGPLLLWAWNDHAVEKAKATLEIAAQIPEVMIIPMPDYRPKYPKIDPEEVINPNHPNLTIWGNKIEACIFIGVHCHYANLTLKMIRAGTNCCTMAICAEQGHEDAMLTIRDSDTAKLKRVAQIFKRVREEMGIKLPENGENVRFTGTQSKVHDGKTHTNPMAFAPTPGGVGSAAMFGHSAEQMKREG; encoded by the coding sequence ATGATGCGAGAACGCCGCTGGAAGACTTTTTCAACATCCTGCTTAGGAAAGGGGAAGGGCGTGGCAACAACACAGGATACTAGAGAGCGTATTATCGTACCGGGCCCCGCGGGCTTCCATCCTCCGTCCGCCGCGCAGTTGGGAGTATCGCTGCCGGATCCAGGGGAGGGATTATTTTACGGATTGCTCGAGCCGAACGAGGAAGTGGTGATCGAGGAGATGGCTCGAAAAATGCTGACGAGCCCGAACGCGACCATCTTTCCCGGGCCGTTGTTGCTCTGGGCTTGGAACGATCATGCAGTGGAAAAAGCGAAAGCAACGCTGGAAATCGCCGCGCAAATTCCGGAAGTCATGATCATTCCCATGCCGGACTATCGTCCGAAGTATCCAAAGATCGATCCGGAAGAAGTTATCAATCCCAATCATCCCAACCTCACAATCTGGGGCAATAAGATAGAAGCCTGTATCTTCATCGGGGTGCATTGTCATTATGCGAATCTGACGCTCAAGATGATCCGGGCGGGAACGAATTGCTGCACGATGGCGATTTGTGCCGAGCAGGGTCATGAAGACGCCATGCTCACCATCCGCGACTCAGATACGGCAAAGTTGAAACGTGTTGCCCAAATCTTCAAGCGGGTACGCGAAGAAATGGGTATTAAGTTGCCGGAGAACGGCGAGAACGTGCGCTTTACCGGAACGCAATCTAAAGTCCATGATGGGAAGACCCACACCAATCCGATGGCGTTTGCACCGACCCCTGGCGGAGTCGGTAGTGCGGCGATGTTTGGCCATTCGGCCGAACAAATGAAGCGAGAAGGGTAG
- a CDS encoding Pyruvate:ferredoxin oxidoreductase, delta subunit encodes MYLVADISVEICAAKSCKLCTQYCPEANTIQYSDELGKDQGFKYGSAYVAVDRCKGCAQCVWVCDNMAKNNAIKMIMIDQLPKAALTENITYGEKSTTAVLASPVVG; translated from the coding sequence ATGTATCTTGTTGCCGATATCAGTGTTGAAATCTGTGCTGCGAAAAGCTGTAAGCTCTGTACGCAATATTGCCCGGAAGCCAATACTATTCAGTACAGCGACGAATTGGGCAAAGACCAAGGATTCAAGTACGGTTCGGCCTACGTGGCGGTGGATCGCTGTAAGGGCTGTGCGCAATGTGTGTGGGTCTGCGACAACATGGCAAAAAACAATGCAATCAAAATGATCATGATCGATCAGCTGCCGAAGGCAGCGCTGACCGAGAACATCACCTACGGCGAAAAGAGCACAACGGCCGTTTTGGCCAGTCCGGTCGTCGGATAA
- a CDS encoding Pyruvate:ferredoxin oxidoreductase, gamma subunit has protein sequence MAKRFNIRMAGVGGQGVVTGSHILSTAVINAGGESTIVPFYGSEKRMAPVESYVRVSDEPIYEIGEITFPHIIIIFHPQVITHGKSYTMPFYFGLKEDGIALINNDGPMKLHKDQARELEERRAKLYYIPATKISLEVSGMDLATNMALMGCIGAITGLTDMQALEQAVKDRFLGKGFVVSGGTAALDSVVERKFKKKQELIEKNVAVMRAAWNYAVDKGWASKDAKRVDEPVAAASA, from the coding sequence ATGGCAAAGCGATTCAATATTCGGATGGCAGGCGTCGGGGGGCAGGGTGTCGTCACCGGCTCGCATATTCTCAGCACCGCCGTCATCAATGCCGGCGGCGAAAGCACCATTGTGCCGTTCTACGGGTCGGAAAAGCGGATGGCGCCCGTCGAAAGCTATGTTCGGGTGTCGGATGAGCCGATTTACGAAATCGGTGAAATCACGTTTCCGCACATCATTATCATCTTCCATCCGCAAGTCATCACTCATGGCAAGTCTTATACGATGCCGTTCTATTTCGGCCTGAAAGAAGACGGAATTGCGTTGATCAATAACGACGGGCCGATGAAGTTGCATAAAGATCAAGCTCGTGAATTGGAAGAGCGCCGCGCGAAGCTGTATTATATCCCGGCCACGAAGATTTCGTTGGAAGTTTCGGGGATGGATCTTGCCACCAACATGGCGCTGATGGGCTGCATCGGCGCCATCACAGGATTGACGGATATGCAGGCACTGGAACAGGCCGTGAAAGATCGGTTCCTCGGCAAAGGATTCGTGGTGTCGGGTGGTACGGCCGCGTTGGACAGCGTCGTCGAGCGGAAGTTCAAGAAGAAACAGGAGTTGATTGAGAAGAACGTTGCGGTCATGCGGGCGGCCTGGAACTATGCCGTCGACAAGGGCTGGGCGTCGAAGGACGCCAAACGGGTGGACGAGCCAGTGGCGGCCGCCAGCGCATAA
- a CDS encoding Pyruvate:ferredoxin oxidoreductase, beta subunit, whose product MSLDYVKFSNGFEKFMPKEYRDMVEHGPFGKKVTVSQMGSFKEVLEEHPMCAGCAMTLFIRLAMIAFPNPEDTITVGTAGCGRLAISQAAIPFVYGNYGDQNGVASGLSRGLRLRFGDKPKDVVVMAGDGGTADIGFQQVLHSWFRKERFTTIMLDNEVYGNTGGQESGMTNRGAVLKMAPLGKKFEKMDMVQMAKVAGCAYVATVVPNNPRRVESVIKKAVLIAREVGSTYIQAYTSCNIEYAIPTDKVMEDAKAVENDRYQFTEYVSEEAKQYLTERYGYKEFLAKPAAPAAAIPGKA is encoded by the coding sequence ATGAGTCTTGATTATGTCAAATTTTCCAATGGATTTGAGAAGTTTATGCCAAAGGAATATCGGGACATGGTGGAACATGGACCTTTTGGGAAGAAGGTCACGGTTTCACAAATGGGAAGCTTCAAGGAAGTGTTGGAAGAACATCCCATGTGCGCCGGTTGTGCGATGACGCTCTTCATTCGGCTGGCTATGATTGCGTTTCCCAATCCTGAAGACACGATTACTGTCGGGACGGCCGGCTGCGGTCGTCTAGCTATCTCCCAGGCGGCGATTCCCTTTGTCTACGGCAATTACGGTGACCAAAACGGAGTGGCGAGCGGCCTGTCCCGAGGCCTCCGTCTTCGTTTCGGCGACAAGCCGAAGGATGTGGTGGTGATGGCCGGAGACGGCGGCACGGCGGACATCGGCTTTCAGCAGGTCCTCCACTCTTGGTTCCGCAAGGAGCGGTTCACGACGATCATGTTGGACAATGAAGTCTACGGGAATACCGGTGGCCAGGAAAGCGGCATGACCAATCGCGGAGCCGTGTTGAAAATGGCACCGCTCGGCAAGAAGTTTGAGAAGATGGATATGGTGCAGATGGCCAAGGTTGCCGGTTGCGCCTACGTCGCCACAGTGGTGCCCAACAATCCGCGCCGCGTGGAAAGTGTGATCAAAAAAGCGGTGTTGATTGCGCGCGAAGTCGGATCGACTTACATTCAGGCCTACACGTCCTGCAACATCGAATATGCCATTCCGACCGACAAGGTCATGGAAGATGCGAAGGCGGTGGAGAACGATCGGTATCAATTCACGGAATACGTCAGCGAAGAAGCGAAGCAATACCTCACTGAGCGTTATGGCTATAAGGAATTTCTTGCCAAGCCGGCTGCTCCCGCCGCCGCGATTCCCGGCAAGGCTTAA
- a CDS encoding NADPH-dependent 7-cyano-7-deazaguanine reductase, with amino-acid sequence MKRETVGRKPKTSKLGYNERHAKSGISAPLPDIETFPNQYKGYEITIEIPEYTAICPKTNLPDFGTITLHYMPDQKCLELKALKLYIHAYRNLGIFYENAVNRILQDIVKACRPVWAKVTGTFTARGGLSSKIEARYP; translated from the coding sequence GTGAAACGTGAAACGGTCGGAAGAAAACCCAAGACCTCGAAACTGGGCTACAACGAGCGGCATGCGAAGAGTGGAATCAGCGCCCCTCTACCCGACATCGAAACCTTCCCGAATCAGTATAAAGGATATGAGATTACGATTGAGATCCCCGAGTACACAGCAATTTGCCCCAAAACCAACTTGCCGGATTTCGGAACCATTACACTGCACTACATGCCTGATCAAAAATGTCTTGAATTGAAAGCGCTCAAACTGTACATCCACGCCTACCGTAATCTCGGCATCTTCTACGAAAATGCCGTCAACAGAATTCTTCAAGACATTGTCAAAGCCTGCCGTCCCGTATGGGCGAAAGTCACCGGTACCTTCACTGCGCGCGGCGGGTTGTCGAGCAAGATCGAAGCCCGGTATCCTTGA
- a CDS encoding Bis(5'-nucleosyl)-tetraphosphatase, symmetrical, with amino-acid sequence MATYAIGDVQGCHDALQRLVQHIRFDPVKDRLWFVGDLVNRGPDSLGVLRYIRSLGPSVRVVLGNHDIFLLAVSEGVVTLRPKDTIRDVLEAGDRLDLIDWLRRQPLHYREGSFFMTHAGLLPQWTAQDAAQLAGEVETALQGDGFRSFLRSFFHEPVVTWSPNLIDTLRLVTVARVLTRLRTCTPSGEISDFSGRPEETPLGYQPWFSIPGRKSADTTLITGHWAALGLHIEPNLLAIDSGCVWGRQLTAVRLEDRTVFQVDGLARH; translated from the coding sequence ATGGCGACATATGCAATCGGCGATGTGCAAGGATGCCACGATGCCTTGCAACGCCTCGTTCAACATATTCGTTTCGACCCCGTGAAAGATCGACTGTGGTTCGTCGGCGATCTCGTCAACCGCGGGCCTGACTCCCTCGGTGTGCTTCGCTACATCCGTTCGCTCGGACCATCTGTCCGCGTCGTGCTCGGTAACCACGACATCTTCCTCCTTGCGGTCTCGGAAGGAGTGGTGACGCTTCGACCCAAAGATACGATCCGCGACGTATTGGAAGCCGGCGACCGGCTGGACTTGATCGATTGGCTTCGGCGCCAACCCCTGCACTATCGCGAGGGGTCGTTCTTTATGACCCATGCGGGCCTACTCCCTCAATGGACCGCGCAAGATGCCGCTCAATTGGCCGGCGAGGTCGAGACCGCACTGCAAGGTGACGGTTTCCGATCGTTCTTACGATCATTTTTCCACGAGCCGGTGGTTACGTGGAGTCCCAACCTTATCGACACCTTACGGTTGGTCACCGTTGCGCGCGTGCTGACCAGACTCCGCACCTGCACGCCGAGCGGCGAGATATCCGATTTTTCCGGCCGGCCGGAAGAGACGCCGCTCGGCTACCAGCCCTGGTTCAGTATTCCCGGCCGCAAGAGCGCCGACACCACTTTGATTACGGGGCACTGGGCGGCGCTCGGCTTGCACATCGAGCCGAATCTGCTGGCAATCGATAGCGGCTGTGTGTGGGGTCGGCAGCTAACGGCAGTGCGATTGGAGGATCGGACAGTGTTTCAAGTTGATGGATTGGCACGGCATTGA
- a CDS encoding 3-methyl-2-oxobutanoate hydroxymethyltransferase, translating to MTILDFQQFKRDKKKLAVVTAYDALFARIVEQAGIRVILVGDSLGMVVQGKPNTLTVTMDDMLYHTKLVAGVVQRALVIADMPFMSYQTSTEEALRNAGRLLQAGAAAVKLEGGAVMADRIKAMTSVGIPVMGHLGMTPQSVWALGGYKVQGKADDQASRLLQDAKAIEAAGAFALVLEAIPAELARKITHTLSISTIGIGAGPHCDGQVLVLYDLLGLFDAFIPKFVKAYGHLKADTLQALTRYKEEVEQGKFPSDSESYH from the coding sequence ATGACGATCCTGGATTTCCAGCAGTTCAAACGAGACAAGAAAAAACTCGCCGTCGTGACGGCCTATGACGCGCTGTTCGCACGTATCGTCGAGCAAGCGGGAATCCGGGTGATTCTGGTCGGGGATTCGCTGGGCATGGTCGTACAGGGAAAACCCAATACGCTCACGGTCACGATGGATGACATGCTGTATCACACCAAGCTGGTTGCCGGGGTAGTGCAACGAGCGCTGGTCATTGCGGATATGCCGTTTATGTCCTATCAGACCAGCACAGAGGAGGCCCTGCGCAATGCGGGCCGATTGCTGCAAGCGGGTGCCGCTGCGGTAAAGCTGGAAGGGGGCGCCGTCATGGCGGATCGAATCAAGGCCATGACGAGTGTTGGGATTCCGGTCATGGGGCACCTGGGCATGACACCACAATCAGTCTGGGCGTTGGGCGGATACAAGGTCCAAGGGAAAGCCGACGATCAAGCTTCCCGGTTGCTTCAGGATGCAAAAGCTATCGAAGCCGCCGGGGCCTTTGCTCTTGTACTGGAAGCGATACCGGCTGAGTTGGCAAGAAAGATCACGCACACCCTTTCAATCTCTACCATCGGAATCGGGGCGGGACCTCATTGTGATGGCCAAGTGCTGGTGCTGTATGACCTCCTTGGACTCTTTGATGCGTTCATCCCGAAATTCGTGAAGGCCTATGGGCACCTCAAGGCCGACACTCTCCAAGCGCTGACTCGTTACAAAGAAGAAGTGGAACAGGGAAAGTTCCCTTCGGATTCAGAAAGCTATCACTAG
- a CDS encoding 5,10-methylenetetrahydrofolate reductase encodes MSREPQRLIDVLDRGTFAVTVEYNPPKGTNISSVLENAKQLVGRVHGVNVTDNTAAVVRAGSLPVCRLLYELGHDPVMQLTCRDRNRIAMQSDLMGAHMLGIRNILCLTGDYPTVGDHKEAKPVYDLDSVQVMQLVQGLNRGHDMGGHKLDGSTAFTIGAAVTPEADPVGPMLAKFEVKVKAGAQFFQTQAVYHPEQFANFMKAIRPYKVKVLAGILVLRNHKMAEFMNAHIPGISVPDEMIDELKMAGEKAEDVGVEIAVRTIKAVRPHCDGVHIMAIKATHRLAEIITKAELN; translated from the coding sequence ATGAGTCGAGAGCCGCAGCGCCTCATCGATGTCCTCGACCGAGGGACGTTTGCAGTCACGGTGGAGTATAACCCTCCCAAGGGTACCAATATCTCGTCCGTTCTCGAAAATGCCAAACAGCTTGTCGGGCGAGTACACGGTGTGAATGTCACCGACAATACTGCCGCAGTGGTTCGGGCCGGTTCACTGCCGGTCTGTCGCCTCCTGTATGAGTTGGGCCATGACCCCGTGATGCAGTTGACCTGTCGTGATCGCAATCGAATCGCCATGCAGTCGGACTTGATGGGCGCCCACATGCTTGGGATTCGAAATATTCTGTGTCTCACGGGCGACTATCCGACGGTCGGTGATCATAAGGAGGCCAAGCCGGTGTATGATTTGGACTCGGTCCAAGTCATGCAGCTCGTGCAAGGATTGAACAGGGGGCATGACATGGGCGGGCACAAGCTGGACGGCTCGACGGCGTTTACGATCGGTGCCGCCGTCACACCGGAGGCCGACCCAGTCGGACCTATGCTCGCCAAGTTTGAAGTGAAGGTGAAAGCGGGTGCCCAATTCTTCCAAACCCAAGCGGTGTATCACCCGGAGCAGTTCGCGAATTTCATGAAAGCGATCCGGCCCTATAAGGTCAAGGTTCTTGCCGGTATCCTTGTGTTGCGCAACCACAAGATGGCGGAATTCATGAACGCACATATTCCCGGCATCTCGGTCCCAGACGAGATGATCGATGAGCTCAAAATGGCCGGTGAGAAGGCGGAGGACGTCGGAGTCGAGATAGCCGTACGGACCATCAAGGCGGTGCGGCCGCACTGCGACGGTGTTCATATCATGGCGATCAAGGCCACGCATCGGTTGGCCGAGATCATCACCAAAGCTGAATTGAACTGA
- a CDS encoding methenyltetrahydrofolate cyclohydrolase /methylenetetrahydrofolate dehydrogenase (NADP+): MAAQLIDGKALAQQVRDRLAKESAELFAKKAMKPGLATILVGDDPASHVYVRNKQKACELAGIYVDAHKLPASTTQAELLALIDKKNTDPKIHGILVQLPLPKHIDSKIILEAVSPLKDADGFHPYNFGRLVEGHPVFEACTPKGVIKMIESTGVPIEGKRAVVVGRSNIVGKPLALMLLQRNATVTICHSKTRDLPAVCREAELLLVAIGKAKFVTADMVREGAVVIDVGTNKTSEGKLCGDVDFDAVSQKAGWISPVPGGVGPMTIAMLLENTVESAKKAAGML, from the coding sequence GTGGCCGCACAATTGATTGATGGAAAAGCACTGGCGCAACAGGTTCGCGATCGTCTGGCAAAGGAATCGGCGGAACTGTTCGCCAAGAAAGCGATGAAACCGGGTCTTGCGACCATTTTGGTGGGTGACGATCCCGCCTCGCATGTGTACGTTCGGAACAAGCAAAAAGCCTGCGAATTGGCGGGAATCTATGTCGATGCTCATAAGCTCCCGGCAAGCACGACACAGGCCGAATTATTGGCGCTGATCGACAAAAAGAATACGGACCCCAAAATCCATGGAATTCTGGTTCAGCTTCCGCTGCCCAAACATATCGACAGCAAAATCATCCTGGAAGCCGTTTCGCCGCTGAAAGATGCGGATGGATTTCATCCTTACAACTTCGGCCGGCTGGTGGAGGGGCACCCCGTCTTTGAGGCCTGTACTCCCAAGGGTGTCATCAAGATGATCGAGTCGACCGGGGTACCCATAGAAGGCAAGCGGGCAGTTGTGGTGGGACGGAGTAATATTGTCGGGAAGCCGTTGGCGTTGATGCTGCTTCAACGGAATGCCACCGTCACGATCTGTCATTCAAAAACCAGAGACCTTCCCGCGGTTTGCCGTGAGGCGGAGTTGCTGCTCGTCGCGATCGGAAAGGCGAAGTTTGTGACGGCCGACATGGTGCGGGAAGGCGCGGTCGTTATCGACGTGGGAACAAACAAGACTTCTGAAGGCAAGCTGTGCGGCGACGTAGACTTCGACGCAGTCAGCCAAAAGGCCGGTTGGATCAGCCCTGTCCCCGGTGGAGTCGGCCCCATGACCATTGCGATGCTGCTGGAAAATACCGTGGAGTCGGCCAAGAAGGCAGCAGGAATGCTATGA